In Armatimonadota bacterium, a single genomic region encodes these proteins:
- a CDS encoding cupin domain-containing protein: MIVKATGDFRWEGIEVLPYKEDGDMFRDVTRQVMLEGQGDLPVEFRYFEVGPGGHSTLERHEHQHAVMVIRGRGRVLVRDTVSEICCQDIVHIPPMTWHQFRADEDSPLGFLCIVACERDRPQRPGEEELEYLRSDDAVREFIRY, encoded by the coding sequence ATGATCGTTAAGGCAACGGGTGATTTTCGGTGGGAGGGGATTGAGGTTCTTCCTTACAAGGAGGACGGCGATATGTTCCGCGACGTCACTAGGCAGGTGATGCTGGAGGGGCAGGGCGATTTGCCGGTTGAGTTTCGGTATTTCGAAGTTGGTCCGGGTGGTCACTCGACTCTGGAGCGACATGAGCATCAGCACGCGGTGATGGTGATCCGGGGTCGGGGACGGGTTTTGGTTCGCGATACGGTTTCGGAGATTTGTTGCCAGGATATCGTCCATATTCCGCCGATGACTTGGCACCAGTTCCGGGCGGATGAGGATTCGCCGCTGGGGTTCCTTTGCATTGTGGCGTGCGAGCGAGATCGTCCCCAGCGCCCGGGCGAAGAGGAGTTGGAGTACTTACGGTCAGATGACGCGGTTCGGGAGTTTATTCGCTACTAG
- a CDS encoding sialate O-acetylesterase, with translation MIPPVLLQQIQLPFIAPCFSSHMVLQRDKPNNIWGWSSPGSQIRVSIGGSRATATTDATGKWIAQIKPPKAGGPYKLTIEGLQKVELDDILVGDVWICSGQSNMEMGISMAKDAKNEIAAATDSHIRIFMGTKTTSLKPASTNEGTWAVCSPETVAKGGWGGFSAVGYYFGRHLRAKVGVPIGLIQTAWGGSAAEAWTSSAGLAPVKDFDDQVAQARIQSIGSASSTHDLIEKWVTQNSPMPAGAGNKTVKLPGTTRQMGQDGKRRVYWFHRTLNLTKDQISQPWLTVGSVEGADALYINGKRVMAGNSILIWQAAQMPAGVLREGENDLWFRLVDLNGNGGVTNPQFNMDFGGGNRVELGGQWEIYPGAELDKLPKFPPMIEGNPNWPTVLHNAMLRPFQPMAIKGAIWYQGETNVGRGEQYSRLLPALITDWRKGFAQGDFPFLVVQLANYGRKHDQPSESGWSELQEAQATAVTRVKNAALVCTVDIGMGNDIHPTNKQDVGLRLGLQAERIGYGRNLVSSGPTVKGIDLKGNEIVVKFDNVGSGLMAKGSLNKCFAIMGSSGKWVWADARIEGASVVVSAKGVIAPMYLRYAWDEDPNAPLYNKEGLPAVPFRIDPPK, from the coding sequence ATGATCCCTCCTGTCCTTCTTCAGCAAATTCAGCTCCCGTTCATTGCGCCGTGCTTTAGCTCGCACATGGTGTTACAGCGCGACAAGCCCAACAACATCTGGGGTTGGAGTTCGCCAGGGTCGCAGATTCGAGTCTCCATCGGAGGCTCGCGGGCGACGGCAACGACTGATGCCACCGGGAAGTGGATCGCCCAAATCAAGCCTCCAAAGGCCGGTGGCCCTTACAAGTTGACCATCGAGGGACTCCAGAAGGTCGAACTCGATGACATCCTCGTCGGCGATGTCTGGATCTGCTCGGGTCAATCGAACATGGAGATGGGGATCTCCATGGCAAAGGATGCAAAGAACGAAATTGCCGCAGCGACCGACTCCCATATCCGGATTTTCATGGGCACCAAAACAACCTCGTTGAAGCCTGCCAGCACCAATGAAGGAACTTGGGCAGTCTGCTCCCCCGAAACCGTAGCAAAGGGCGGCTGGGGCGGATTTTCCGCGGTTGGCTACTACTTCGGCCGACATCTTCGGGCCAAAGTCGGGGTGCCAATCGGACTGATCCAAACCGCATGGGGCGGCTCCGCTGCCGAAGCCTGGACCAGTAGCGCCGGATTGGCTCCCGTCAAAGACTTCGACGACCAAGTCGCCCAAGCGCGAATCCAATCAATTGGTTCTGCGTCTTCAACCCACGACCTGATCGAAAAGTGGGTGACTCAGAACTCACCCATGCCAGCAGGAGCCGGTAACAAAACCGTCAAACTTCCCGGAACCACCCGCCAAATGGGCCAAGACGGCAAACGCCGAGTCTATTGGTTCCATCGAACCCTCAACCTCACCAAAGACCAAATCAGTCAACCCTGGCTCACCGTTGGTTCTGTCGAAGGTGCCGACGCCCTCTACATCAACGGCAAACGCGTGATGGCGGGCAACAGTATCCTGATCTGGCAAGCCGCCCAAATGCCCGCCGGAGTCCTGAGAGAGGGCGAAAATGATCTCTGGTTCCGTCTCGTCGACCTCAACGGAAACGGAGGGGTCACCAACCCACAGTTTAACATGGACTTTGGTGGCGGAAACCGCGTCGAACTCGGCGGCCAATGGGAGATCTACCCGGGTGCCGAACTCGACAAGCTCCCCAAGTTCCCGCCAATGATCGAAGGCAACCCCAACTGGCCAACCGTCCTCCACAACGCGATGCTCCGGCCCTTCCAGCCGATGGCAATCAAAGGTGCCATCTGGTACCAAGGCGAAACCAACGTCGGCCGAGGTGAGCAATACTCCCGCCTCCTACCCGCCCTCATCACCGATTGGCGCAAAGGCTTCGCCCAAGGCGACTTTCCATTCCTCGTCGTCCAGCTCGCCAACTACGGCCGCAAACATGATCAACCAAGCGAAAGCGGCTGGAGCGAACTCCAAGAAGCCCAAGCCACCGCCGTCACTCGAGTAAAGAACGCTGCGCTCGTCTGCACGGTCGACATCGGAATGGGTAACGACATCCACCCCACTAACAAGCAGGACGTCGGCCTCCGCTTGGGACTCCAAGCCGAGCGAATTGGCTACGGACGAAACCTTGTTTCGAGCGGCCCAACCGTAAAGGGTATCGACCTCAAGGGCAATGAGATCGTCGTGAAGTTCGATAATGTCGGTAGCGGACTCATGGCAAAGGGAAGCCTCAACAAGTGCTTCGCCATCATGGGCTCAAGCGGAAAATGGGTTTGGGCCGATGCCCGAATCGAAGGAGCGAGCGTCGTTGTGAGCGCGAAGGGGGTCATCGCCCCGATGTACCTACGCTATGCTTGGGATGAAGATCCGAACGCACCTCTGTACAACAAAGAAGGGTTGCCTGCCGTTCCCTTCAGAATTGATCCTCCAAAGTGA